The following proteins are encoded in a genomic region of Bubalus kerabau isolate K-KA32 ecotype Philippines breed swamp buffalo chromosome 15, PCC_UOA_SB_1v2, whole genome shotgun sequence:
- the LOC129628127 gene encoding olfactory receptor 2AG1-like gives MEHCNSTLGSGFILMGILNDSLSPELLCATITVLYMLALTSNCLLLLAITTDARLHVPMYLLLGQLSLMDLLFTSVVTPKAFMDFLLSENTISFVGCALQMFLALTLGGAEDLLLAFMAYDRYVAICHPLNYMILMRPRVCWLMVATSWILASLSAIVYTVYTMHYPFCKAREISHLLCEIPPLLKLACADTSIYELTVYVMGVTFLIPPLVAILASYTLILLTVLHMPSNEGRQKALVTCSSHLTVVGMFYGAATFMYVLPSSLHSPKQDNIISVFYTMVTPALNPLIYSLRNKEVMGALRRILGRYMLWTHS, from the coding sequence ATGGAGCACTGCAACTCCACTCTGGGAAGTGGCTTCATATTGATGGGGATTCTGAATGACAGTTTGTCTCCTGAGCTGCTCTGTGCTACAATCACAGTCCTGTACATGCTGGCCCTCACCAGCAATTGCCTTCTGCTCCTGGCCATCACAACGGATGCCCGACTCCATGTGCCCATGTACCTCCTGCTCGGGCAGCTCTCTCTCATGGACCTCCTCTTCACGTCTGTTGTCACTCCCAAGGCCTTCATGGATTTTCTGCTCAGTGAAAACACCATCTCCTTTGTGGGCTGTGCCCTTCAGATGTTCCTGGCACTGACCCTGGGTGGTGCAGAGGACCTCCTACTGGCCTTCATGGCCTATGACAGGTATGTGGCCATTTGTCATCCTCTGAACTACATGATCCTCATGAGGCCGAGGGTCTGCTGGCTCATGGTGGCCACATCCTGGATTTTGGCATCCCTTAGTGCCATTGTATACACTGTGTACACCATGCACTATCCCTTTTGCAAAGCCCGTGAGATCAGCCACCTGCTCTGTGAGATTCCACCTCTGTTGAAGTTGGCCTGTGCAGATACTTCCATATATGAACTCACGGTGTATGTGATGGGTGTGACCTTCTTGATTCCTCCTCTTGTTGCTATCCTTGCTTCCTACACACTAATCCTACTTACTGTGCTCCACATGCCCTCAAATGAAGGGAGACAGAAAGCTCTGGTCACCTGCTCTTCCCACCTGACTGTGGTCGGGATGTTCTATGGAGCTGCCACATTCATGTATGTTCTGCCCAGTTCCCTCCACAGTCCCAAGCAAGACAACATCATCTCTGTCTTCTACACGATGGTCACGCCAGCCCTGAACCCCCTTATCTACAGCCTGAGGAATAAAGAGGTCATGGGGGCCTTAAGGAGAATCCTGGGTAGATATATGCTGTGGACACACTCCTGA